GCTGACCCTACTGCGTGGCCAGCTTGAGGAGGAGTGACCAGTTCTCGTCCGCCTGCCTCTCCAACTCCTTAATCAGCTCGTCCGTCGCGTTTCTGAAGCGGCCCTGCATCGATACGTACTCCCTGACGGGCTTCCTCCTCCCCTTATCCGCGTAGGGCCTGCTGGGGGGGCTTATTGCTACCTTACCGCCCTCAGCCTCGAAGAGTATCCACATCCCGGTCTCCACCGCAAGCCTGGCCATCGTCACCGTGTGCATGGGGTCGAACCTCCACCCGACGGGGCAGGGTGCGTGGAGGTGTATGTACTTAAAGCCCCTTACCGTTGAGGCCTTCCTGAGCTTCTCGATGAAGTCCGTCGGGTACGCTATGCTGGCCGTGGCGACGTACGGTATTCTGTGCATCAGCATTATGAGGGGGAGGTCCTTCCTCCTCTCCTTCTTACCGGTCCACGTGGTGGTGGTCCAAGCGC
This portion of the Zestosphaera sp. genome encodes:
- a CDS encoding 3-methyl-2-oxobutanoate dehydrogenase subunit beta → MPINIKDLPKEKYVLPGNAACPGCPENMGLRFVGMALGGKAILVIPAGCTSIIEGLAPGSGLRFPILNVPFASSDAVAAGLSVAKKVMGEDATVVAWAGDGSTADIGFATLSGAAERGDDLIHICVDNEAYMNTGIQRSSQTPLGAWTTTTWTGKKERRKDLPLIMLMHRIPYVATASIAYPTDFIEKLRKASTVRGFKYIHLHAPCPVGWRFDPMHTVTMARLAVETGMWILFEAEGGKVAISPPSRPYADKGRRKPVREYVSMQGRFRNATDELIKELERQADENWSLLLKLATQ